From Cheilinus undulatus linkage group 18, ASM1832078v1, whole genome shotgun sequence, the proteins below share one genomic window:
- the LOC121526141 gene encoding TLE family member 5-like: MMFPQSRHSASSQSGQALKFTTSDSCDRIKDEFQFLQAQYHSLKLECDKLASEKSEMQRHYIMYYEMSYGLNIEMHKQAEIVKRLNGICAQVLPYLSQEHQQQVMGAIERAKQVTPPEMNSIIRQQLQVQHLSQLQGLALPVTPLPLGLTPPTLPAVSSSSGLLSLSSILANYSHSQAQGAKDDKARDAAERAPRGEDGDKSD, from the exons ATGATGTTTCCTCAATCAAGGCACTCG GCATCCTCTCAGTCAGGTCAAGCTCTCAAGTTCACCACTTCTGACTCCTGTGATCGCATAAAGGATGAGTTCCAGTTCCTCCAAGCACAATATCACAG tttgAAGTTGGAGTGTGACAAACTTGCTTCTGAAAAATCAGAGATGCAGCGTCACTATATCATG TACTACGAAATGTCCTACGGGCTGAACATTGAAATGCACAAACAG GCTGAAATAGTGAAGAGACTGAACGGGATCTGTGCTCAGGTGCTGCCTTACCTGTCACAAGAG CATCAACAGCAAGTCATGGGTGCTATAGAGAGAGCCAAGCAGGTCACACCCCCTGAGATGAACTCCATCATACGG CAACAGCTCCAGGTGCAACACCTGTCCCAGCTTCAGGGCCTGGCCCTGCCTGTGACCCCACTGCCCCTGGGTCTCACTCCCCCCACCCTGCCTGCCGTCTCCTCCAGCTCCGGCctgctctccctctcctccatcctggCCAACTACTCGCACAGCCAGGCCCAGGGGGCGAAGGACGACAAGGCTCGGGACGCCGCAGAGAGAGCACCGCGAGGAGAGGACGGAGACAAGTCTGATTAG